In Betaproteobacteria bacterium, the following proteins share a genomic window:
- a CDS encoding TRAP transporter large permease subunit, with translation MSNPELALLMLGSFIFIILLGFPIAFTLMAMGVGFGFYAYYVPGQEFFDNRVFYLLSQNTFSIMNNDVLTAVPLFLFMGYMIERSNILDRLFYSLQVALKHIPGSMAVAALITCALFATATGIVGAVVTLMGLLAFPAMLKAGYDQKLSAGVICAGGTLGILIPPSIMLIVYGATSAVSVVKLYAAAIIPGFLLAGLYIVYVVVRTTINPKLAPKLPKEETDLPFLRIVLLLIQAFFPLAVLILSVLGAILFGLATPSEAAAVGAMGAMVLAIGYRAFTWGRLKEAVFLTARTSAMVCWLFVGSWTFSSIFSYLGGEGLIKEFVTHLDLNTVTFLLLSQVIIFLLGWPLEWSEIIIIFVPIFLPLLAHFNVDPMFFGVLVALNLQTSFLTPPMAMSAYYLKGIAPPYVELWTIFKGCFPFLAMVFVTMFLVYVFPQLVYWLPELFYGN, from the coding sequence ATGAGCAATCCAGAACTTGCCCTGCTGATGCTGGGGTCGTTCATTTTCATCATCCTGCTGGGATTCCCCATCGCGTTCACGCTGATGGCGATGGGCGTGGGCTTCGGGTTCTACGCCTACTACGTGCCGGGCCAGGAGTTCTTCGACAACCGGGTTTTCTACCTGCTGTCGCAGAACACCTTCAGCATCATGAACAACGACGTGCTGACTGCGGTGCCGCTCTTCCTGTTCATGGGCTACATGATAGAAAGATCGAACATCCTCGACCGGCTCTTCTACAGCCTGCAGGTCGCGTTGAAGCACATACCGGGATCGATGGCGGTCGCGGCCCTCATCACCTGTGCGCTTTTCGCCACGGCGACGGGCATCGTCGGCGCAGTGGTGACGCTGATGGGCCTGCTCGCGTTCCCGGCGATGCTCAAGGCGGGTTACGACCAGAAGCTGTCCGCGGGGGTCATCTGTGCCGGTGGCACGCTGGGCATCCTCATCCCGCCGTCGATCATGCTCATCGTCTACGGGGCCACGTCCGCCGTGTCGGTGGTCAAGCTCTATGCGGCGGCGATCATTCCCGGGTTCCTTCTCGCCGGCCTGTACATCGTGTACGTCGTCGTGCGCACGACGATCAATCCGAAGCTCGCGCCCAAGCTGCCGAAGGAAGAGACCGACTTGCCGTTCCTGAGGATCGTGCTGCTGCTGATCCAGGCGTTCTTCCCGCTGGCGGTCCTCATCCTCTCGGTGCTCGGGGCGATCCTGTTCGGACTCGCCACGCCGAGCGAGGCGGCCGCCGTCGGCGCGATGGGTGCCATGGTGCTTGCCATCGGCTATCGCGCGTTCACCTGGGGGCGTCTCAAGGAAGCGGTGTTCCTCACGGCGCGCACCTCAGCGATGGTGTGCTGGCTGTTCGTGGGCTCGTGGACCTTCTCGTCGATCTTTTCCTACCTCGGGGGCGAGGGCCTCATCAAGGAGTTCGTGACGCATCTCGATCTCAACACGGTCACGTTCCTGCTCCTGTCGCAGGTCATCATCTTCCTGCTGGGCTGGCCGCTCGAGTGGAGCGAGATCATCATCATCTTCGTGCCGATCTTCCTGCCGCTGCTCGCGCACTTCAATGTCGACCCGATGTTCTTCGGGGTGCTCGTGGCGCTCAACCTGCAGACGTCCTTCCTTACCCCGCCCATGGCGATGTCGGCGTACTACCTGAAGGGAATCGCGCCGCCGTACGTGGAGCTGTGGACCATCTTCAAGGGCTGCTTCCCCTTCCTCGCCATGGTCTTCGTGACGATGTTCCTCGTCTACGTCTTCCCCCAGCTCGTGTATTGGCTGCCCGAACTCTTCTACGGCAACTGA
- a CDS encoding amidase: MKPEAFIDATSLTAAQALEALHEGRTTAEELVGAFLARIRADEPRVQAWAFLDEKRALDQARNVDRVRREGHPTGPLHGLPVGVKDIIDTADMPTENGTVLHAGRRPEYDATIVSRLRAAGAIILGKTVTTELATYSPGRTRNPHDPERTPGGSSSGSAAAVAAQMVPVAIGTQTNGSVIRPAAFCGVCGYKPTFGLVPRAGILRQSRPLDQVGFMARTVEDLAIIAEPLIGFDEDDPDTRPVATPRLRKIALEEPPLAPVFAFTRPPNWDDAEEQTRLAFEEVGEALGPQSKQFIVPAVFRDVWEWHRVIMEADLARNFRHEYDRGRDRLSDSLLAQIDRGRLVTAVDYNDAVERIDAVASGFEEIFDWCDAILTPAASGPAPRGLESTGSPAFCTLWTFAGMPAVTLPILRAEDGMPMGVQLVGRRGDDARLLRTARWLAGWASAQESDSQP; this comes from the coding sequence ATGAAACCGGAGGCATTCATCGACGCGACCTCGCTCACGGCTGCACAGGCGCTGGAGGCCCTGCACGAGGGGCGAACGACCGCCGAGGAGCTCGTCGGCGCGTTCCTCGCGCGCATCCGCGCCGACGAGCCTCGTGTCCAGGCCTGGGCATTCCTCGACGAGAAGCGCGCCCTCGACCAGGCGCGGAATGTGGACCGGGTACGTCGCGAAGGCCACCCGACGGGGCCGCTGCACGGCCTTCCGGTGGGCGTGAAGGACATCATCGACACGGCCGACATGCCCACCGAGAACGGCACGGTGCTGCATGCCGGCCGGCGACCGGAATACGACGCGACGATCGTCTCGAGGCTGCGCGCAGCCGGGGCGATCATCCTGGGGAAGACGGTCACGACCGAGCTGGCGACCTATTCGCCAGGCAGGACGCGCAATCCCCACGATCCGGAGCGCACGCCAGGAGGCTCGTCCAGCGGCTCGGCGGCCGCGGTGGCCGCGCAGATGGTGCCCGTGGCCATCGGAACGCAGACCAACGGCAGCGTCATCAGGCCGGCCGCCTTTTGCGGCGTCTGCGGATACAAGCCGACGTTCGGGCTCGTGCCGCGCGCGGGCATCCTTCGGCAGTCGCGCCCGCTCGACCAGGTCGGCTTCATGGCGCGCACGGTCGAGGATCTCGCGATCATCGCCGAACCCCTGATCGGTTTCGACGAGGACGACCCCGACACGCGCCCCGTCGCCACGCCCCGGCTTCGCAAGATCGCCCTCGAGGAGCCGCCCCTGGCGCCGGTGTTCGCGTTCACGCGGCCTCCGAACTGGGACGACGCCGAGGAGCAGACGCGCCTTGCCTTCGAGGAAGTCGGCGAGGCGCTCGGCCCGCAGTCCAAGCAGTTCATCGTGCCGGCCGTCTTCCGCGACGTGTGGGAGTGGCACCGGGTGATCATGGAAGCGGACCTCGCGCGCAATTTCCGGCACGAGTACGATCGGGGGCGCGACAGGCTCAGCGATTCGCTGCTGGCGCAGATCGATCGTGGCCGGCTCGTGACGGCTGTCGACTACAATGACGCCGTCGAGCGGATCGACGCCGTGGCCTCGGGCTTCGAAGAGATCTTCGACTGGTGCGACGCCATCCTGACGCCGGCCGCGTCCGGGCCCGCTCCGCGCGGGCTCGAGTCGACCGGCAGCCCCGCCTTCTGCACGCTGTGGACGTTCGCGGGGATGCCGGCGGTGACGCTGCCGATTCTGCGGGCGGAGGACGGGATGCCGATGGGCGTTCAGCTCGTGGGGCGGCGCGGCGACGATGCACGGCTACTGCGGACCGCCCGCTGGCTTGCCGGCTGGGCCAGCGCCCAGGAATCCGACAGTCAACCGTAA
- a CDS encoding D-glycerate dehydrogenase, translated as MGKPRVLITRAVFPEVVEALRPRFEVVTNDDDTPWPPDELARRLAGCQGALATIMDRFDEPLLARCPDLLVVSNIAVGVNNIEVPACTRRRIIVTNTPGVLDDTTADLTWALLMAAARRIAEGDAHVRRGGWKIGFEMTANLGTDVHHATLGIIGMGRIGQAIAKRATGFDMRVLYHNRNRIPEADEMRLNATRVERDQLLAQSDFVVVMVPYSPAVHHLIGAAEIAKMKPTAILVNTARGGVVDDAALVEALEAGRIAGAGIDVFEGEPNVNPGYFALHNAVLTPHVGSATRATRLRMCETAAANLTAALEGRTPPNLVNKELA; from the coding sequence ATGGGCAAGCCCAGGGTACTCATCACGCGGGCCGTCTTCCCGGAAGTCGTCGAGGCGCTGCGCCCGCGCTTCGAGGTCGTCACCAACGACGACGACACGCCGTGGCCGCCCGACGAGCTCGCCAGACGCCTCGCGGGCTGCCAAGGGGCGCTCGCGACCATCATGGACCGCTTCGACGAGCCCTTGCTCGCCCGGTGTCCGGACCTGTTGGTGGTCTCCAACATTGCCGTGGGCGTGAACAACATCGAAGTGCCGGCCTGCACCAGGCGGCGCATCATCGTGACCAACACGCCCGGCGTGCTCGACGACACGACGGCGGACCTGACCTGGGCCCTCCTCATGGCTGCGGCGCGGCGCATCGCCGAAGGCGACGCCCATGTTCGTCGCGGCGGCTGGAAGATCGGTTTCGAGATGACAGCCAATCTCGGCACCGACGTGCACCACGCGACACTGGGCATCATCGGGATGGGACGCATCGGGCAGGCCATCGCGAAGCGCGCCACGGGCTTCGACATGCGCGTCCTCTACCACAATCGCAACCGCATTCCCGAGGCGGACGAGATGCGCCTCAATGCCACGCGGGTGGAGCGCGACCAGCTTCTGGCGCAGTCCGATTTCGTCGTCGTGATGGTGCCCTACTCGCCGGCGGTTCACCACCTGATCGGCGCGGCCGAAATCGCGAAGATGAAGCCGACCGCGATCCTCGTGAACACCGCGCGCGGTGGGGTGGTCGATGACGCGGCCCTTGTCGAGGCGCTCGAGGCCGGGCGCATTGCCGGCGCAGGCATCGACGTATTCGAGGGGGAGCCGAATGTGAACCCCGGGTATTTCGCCCTTCACAATGCTGTCCTCACGCCGCACGTGGGCAGCGCCACGCGTGCCACGCGCCTCAGGATGTGCGAGACAGCCGCGGCCAACCTCACGGCCGCCCTCGAGGGTCGCACGCCCCCGAATCTGGTGAACAAGGAACTCGCCTGA
- a CDS encoding glutathione S-transferase N-terminal domain-containing protein, with translation MKISLYYSPGACSLAPHIVLEELGLPYEAVKISTADGQQRSPGYLKINPRARVPALAVDGKVLVENVAILSFLGGGFPAKGLWPEKTWDQAQAVSLMAWLADTVHPAFAHIYRPERYVEGQPCVDAVKARGRQVFGDCLHEIDRLVTGRKWAIGNRFSVVDAYLVVFYRWGNRIAFPMKELAHYTAIMDRVLARPAVRKVMADEGITLA, from the coding sequence ATGAAGATCTCGCTCTACTACTCCCCCGGTGCCTGCTCGCTCGCTCCGCATATTGTCCTGGAAGAGCTGGGACTGCCCTACGAGGCGGTGAAGATCAGCACGGCCGACGGGCAGCAGCGCTCCCCCGGGTACCTGAAGATCAATCCTCGTGCGCGCGTCCCCGCGCTCGCGGTGGACGGCAAAGTGCTGGTGGAAAACGTGGCCATCCTCTCGTTTCTCGGCGGCGGATTCCCGGCCAAGGGTCTGTGGCCCGAGAAGACCTGGGACCAGGCGCAGGCGGTGTCCCTGATGGCGTGGCTTGCGGATACGGTCCACCCGGCCTTCGCACACATCTACCGGCCCGAGCGCTATGTGGAAGGCCAGCCGTGCGTCGACGCGGTGAAGGCCAGGGGGCGTCAGGTGTTCGGAGATTGCCTGCACGAGATCGACCGCCTCGTTACCGGCCGGAAGTGGGCCATCGGCAATCGCTTTTCGGTCGTCGATGCCTATCTGGTCGTGTTCTACCGCTGGGGCAACCGCATCGCCTTCCCGATGAAGGAACTTGCGCACTACACGGCAATCATGGATCGCGTCCTTGCACGCCCGGCGGTTCGCAAGGTGATGGCCGACGAAGGCATCACGTTGGCTTGA
- a CDS encoding RNA polymerase sigma factor: MPNLRRYARALVGDRHAADDLVQDTLERAVRKFHLWRPGDLRAWLFSVMHNVFVNQVKARRITSSAEVDESCIGATTPDWVTDVRDLERGLATIPAEQREVVLMVSLEDMSYEEVSRALGVPIGTVMSRLSRGREKLRAYMDGEASRTTLKVVR; encoded by the coding sequence ATCCCCAACCTGCGCCGCTACGCGCGCGCGCTGGTCGGGGATCGCCACGCGGCCGACGACCTCGTGCAGGACACCCTCGAGCGCGCGGTGAGGAAGTTCCACCTGTGGCGCCCCGGGGACCTCAGGGCCTGGCTTTTTTCTGTCATGCACAACGTCTTCGTGAACCAGGTCAAGGCTCGCAGGATCACCTCGTCCGCGGAGGTCGATGAGAGCTGCATCGGAGCGACCACGCCGGACTGGGTCACGGACGTCCGCGACCTCGAGCGCGGGCTGGCGACGATCCCGGCGGAGCAGCGTGAAGTGGTGCTCATGGTGAGCCTGGAGGACATGAGCTACGAGGAAGTCAGCCGCGCGCTGGGCGTGCCGATCGGAACGGTGATGTCGCGCCTGTCCCGCGGCCGCGAGAAACTGCGCGCCTACATGGACGGCGAGGCATCGCGCACGACCCTCAAGGTGGTCCGGTGA
- a CDS encoding anti-sigma factor, whose translation MNLDDDLLQAFVDGALNGPERAAVEAALARDADANRRVLRLTEQRRMLHDRFDPVLLEPVPARLQMRRPPWLGYARAASVLAVGIAIGLAMPYAWQGGAAPGLAASASVSTLPARAARAHLVYAMEVRHPVEVEASQQEHLVNWLSKRLGTTLKVPVLSSEGFELLGGRLLPGPEGPVAQFMFQDAGGKRLTLYVSARAKSEGQTAFRVAQEGGVSVFYWIDGNWGYALSGEIDKASLARVSTSVYRQLNP comes from the coding sequence GTGAACCTGGACGACGATCTCCTGCAGGCCTTCGTGGACGGCGCCCTGAACGGCCCCGAGCGCGCAGCAGTGGAAGCGGCCCTCGCCCGCGATGCCGACGCCAATCGCCGCGTGCTGCGCCTGACAGAGCAGCGGCGCATGCTGCACGATCGGTTTGATCCGGTGCTGCTCGAGCCTGTCCCGGCGCGCCTGCAGATGCGGCGCCCCCCGTGGCTCGGCTACGCGCGCGCGGCCTCGGTCCTCGCGGTGGGCATCGCCATCGGGCTCGCGATGCCCTATGCCTGGCAGGGCGGCGCTGCGCCTGGCCTGGCCGCTTCGGCGTCGGTCTCCACCTTGCCGGCGCGCGCCGCGCGCGCCCATCTGGTCTATGCCATGGAGGTGCGGCACCCCGTAGAGGTGGAAGCGTCGCAGCAGGAACACCTCGTGAACTGGCTCTCGAAGCGGCTGGGCACGACCCTCAAGGTGCCGGTGCTTTCGTCCGAGGGGTTCGAGCTGCTCGGCGGGCGGCTGCTGCCCGGCCCCGAGGGTCCGGTTGCGCAATTCATGTTCCAGGATGCGGGCGGCAAGCGCCTCACCCTCTACGTTTCCGCCCGCGCGAAGAGCGAGGGCCAGACCGCCTTCCGCGTCGCGCAGGAGGGGGGCGTGTCGGTCTTCTACTGGATCGACGGCAACTGGGGCTATGCGCTCTCCGGCGAGATCGACAAGGCTTCCCTCGCGCGCGTCTCCACCAGCGTTTACCGCCAGCTCAACCCCTGA
- the hrpA gene encoding ATP-dependent RNA helicase HrpA codes for MTQLPEDLPAATLAADHPKIAALAASVRARTDGGRPAERERALLEALLERSQRAYAMRLAKLPDPRFPDDLPIAQRRDDIAALVAKHPVTIVCGETGSGKTTQLPKICLALKRGSAGLIGCTQPRRIAARSLSTRLARELPGTPKGFVGHKIRFQDRTGPETVIKVMTDGILLAETHSDRELRAYDTIIVDEAHERSLNIDFLLGYVRRLVTLRPELKVIVTSATIDTQRFSDFFGGAPVIEISGRTYPVEVRYRPEFFEVEDEDDEPVDMNEAIAKAVDEIERTSRSGDILVFLPGEREIREAAETLRKHHPKGAEILPLFSRLSAEEQDRVFEPASHRRIVLATNVAETSLTVPGIHYVIDTGLARIKRFSPRQKIDQLRIEPVSQAAAKQRAGRCGRVASGIAIRLYAQDDYEARPDFTTPEILRTSLASVILRMAALELGDVAAFPFIEPPSARQIEDGYRSLFELGAIDEKRALTPLGHELGRLPVDPRIGRMLLAAREFNCLAEMLILAAALSIQDPRDRPQEKRQESDRAHEEFRDESSDFVQLINLWNFFDDAFRHKESGRKLWETRREHFLSYVRMREWRELAGQLRELAAELGIRENATAATYEQVHRALLTGLISNVGLKAQEGDHYNAPRGIPFAIWPGSGLKKGRPRWIMAGELQETTRVYARNVARIDPEWIEKAAAHLLTRHHAEPHWDRARGEVMAYETVSLYGLTIAARRKVSFGRLDPVRAREIFIEGALVAGEFDTKAPFFAHNRALIREVEDLEHRARRQDVLVDDRALIAFYAARLPAEVRDAPSFESWHKEAVRDDARLLFLTRADLMRHGAESVTEELFPRQLRLGDHTFALAYRFEPGHPLDGVTMNVPLALLNQVDEAAIDWLVPGMVRDKVAWTMKALPKRVRTVLVPVPEHVTKFLEQTKAGGKRIADEVLAFVSRLAGERVEGDVWSKEALPAHLAMNLRVVDDARRELAMGRDLAALRRQLGEAAQLTLAQSKPGLEREGITAWDFGDLPAEVTFRRNNQTLTGYPALTDEGASVAIRLFDTKDKAAQAQRGGVKRLLAFELKDQVKQLERGPSGFNALALRLQSVMPAEKLREDLAAAVLDRAFIGEDDPPRTPGGFDEQKKRAKARLPAVTEGATRHANAIAEAYQALAAEVARSGALGRIVSEVKAQRDRLVFPGFLALTPWERLEHVPRYLKGAALRLVKYRGNPERDQRHAPAVAGLWAQYEARAEADHKAGLPRAKLEEFRWLVEELRISLFAQELKTPFPVSSKRLQKFWDEHLRP; via the coding sequence ATGACGCAGCTCCCCGAAGACCTCCCTGCCGCCACGCTCGCGGCCGACCACCCGAAGATCGCCGCGCTTGCCGCCTCGGTGCGTGCTCGCACGGACGGCGGGAGACCGGCCGAGCGGGAAAGGGCGCTCCTAGAGGCGTTGCTTGAACGATCGCAGAGGGCGTATGCGATGCGACTGGCGAAGCTGCCGGATCCGCGCTTCCCCGACGACCTTCCCATCGCGCAGAGGCGCGACGACATCGCGGCCCTCGTCGCGAAGCATCCGGTCACCATCGTCTGCGGCGAGACGGGGTCGGGGAAGACCACGCAACTGCCAAAAATCTGCCTTGCGCTGAAGCGCGGAAGCGCCGGTCTCATCGGGTGCACCCAGCCGCGCCGCATTGCCGCCCGCAGCCTCTCCACCCGCCTCGCCAGGGAGCTGCCCGGCACCCCCAAGGGCTTCGTGGGTCACAAGATCCGCTTCCAGGACCGCACCGGGCCGGAGACGGTCATCAAGGTGATGACGGACGGCATCCTCCTTGCCGAGACGCACTCCGACCGGGAGTTGCGCGCCTACGACACGATCATCGTGGACGAGGCCCACGAGCGCAGCCTCAACATCGATTTCCTTCTCGGGTACGTCCGGCGCCTGGTCACGCTGCGCCCCGAGCTCAAGGTCATCGTCACCTCGGCCACCATCGATACCCAGCGCTTCTCCGATTTCTTCGGCGGCGCGCCGGTGATCGAGATTTCCGGGCGTACCTATCCGGTAGAGGTGCGCTACCGCCCCGAGTTCTTCGAGGTGGAGGACGAGGACGACGAGCCCGTGGACATGAACGAGGCCATCGCGAAGGCGGTGGACGAGATCGAGCGCACGAGCCGCAGCGGCGACATCCTCGTCTTCCTGCCGGGCGAGCGCGAGATCCGCGAGGCGGCCGAGACGCTGAGGAAGCACCACCCGAAGGGCGCGGAGATCCTGCCGCTCTTCTCGCGCCTGTCGGCCGAGGAGCAGGACCGGGTCTTCGAGCCCGCCTCGCACCGCAGGATCGTGCTGGCGACCAACGTCGCCGAGACTTCCCTCACGGTGCCGGGAATCCATTACGTGATCGACACGGGGCTTGCGCGCATCAAGCGCTTCAGCCCGCGCCAGAAGATCGACCAGCTTCGCATCGAGCCCGTCTCGCAGGCCGCGGCGAAGCAGCGCGCAGGCCGTTGCGGGCGCGTGGCGAGCGGGATCGCGATCCGCCTCTACGCGCAGGACGACTACGAGGCCCGGCCGGACTTCACGACGCCGGAAATCCTTCGCACCTCGCTGGCGAGCGTGATCCTGCGCATGGCCGCGCTCGAACTGGGCGACGTGGCCGCCTTTCCCTTCATCGAGCCGCCGAGCGCCCGCCAGATCGAGGACGGCTATCGCAGCCTCTTCGAGCTGGGTGCCATCGACGAGAAGCGCGCCCTCACGCCGCTGGGCCACGAACTCGGCAGGCTGCCGGTGGACCCGCGCATCGGCCGAATGCTGCTGGCCGCGCGCGAGTTCAACTGCCTGGCCGAGATGCTGATCCTGGCCGCGGCCCTCTCCATCCAGGACCCGCGCGACCGCCCGCAGGAAAAGCGGCAAGAGTCCGATCGCGCCCACGAGGAGTTCCGCGACGAATCCTCGGACTTCGTGCAGCTCATCAACCTGTGGAACTTCTTCGACGACGCGTTCCGGCACAAGGAATCCGGCCGCAAGCTCTGGGAGACCCGCCGCGAGCACTTTCTTTCCTACGTGCGCATGCGCGAATGGCGCGAGCTTGCCGGGCAGCTTCGCGAGCTGGCCGCGGAGCTGGGAATCCGCGAGAACGCGACCGCCGCGACCTACGAGCAGGTGCACCGCGCGCTCCTCACGGGGCTCATCTCCAACGTCGGCCTCAAGGCGCAGGAAGGCGACCACTACAACGCTCCGCGCGGCATCCCGTTCGCCATCTGGCCGGGGTCGGGCCTGAAGAAGGGCCGTCCGCGGTGGATCATGGCCGGCGAGTTGCAGGAGACCACGCGTGTCTATGCCCGAAACGTCGCGCGCATCGACCCGGAGTGGATCGAGAAGGCGGCCGCGCACCTCCTCACGCGCCATCACGCCGAGCCCCACTGGGACCGCGCGCGGGGCGAAGTGATGGCCTACGAGACGGTGTCTCTCTACGGGCTCACGATCGCGGCGCGCCGCAAGGTGAGCTTCGGTCGCCTCGACCCGGTGCGGGCGCGCGAGATCTTCATCGAGGGCGCGCTGGTCGCAGGCGAATTCGACACGAAGGCGCCGTTCTTCGCGCACAACCGGGCCCTCATCCGCGAGGTGGAGGACCTGGAGCACCGCGCGCGTCGCCAGGACGTGCTGGTGGACGACCGCGCCCTCATCGCCTTCTACGCCGCGCGGCTGCCGGCCGAGGTTCGCGATGCGCCTTCTTTCGAGTCCTGGCACAAGGAGGCGGTGAGGGACGATGCGAGGCTCCTCTTCCTCACCAGGGCCGACCTCATGCGCCACGGCGCCGAGTCGGTGACGGAGGAACTGTTCCCGAGGCAGCTTCGCCTCGGCGACCATACCTTCGCGCTCGCCTACCGCTTCGAGCCCGGGCATCCGCTGGATGGCGTCACGATGAACGTGCCGCTGGCGCTCCTCAACCAGGTGGACGAGGCGGCCATCGACTGGCTGGTGCCCGGCATGGTGCGGGACAAGGTGGCATGGACCATGAAGGCGCTGCCCAAGCGCGTGCGCACCGTCCTCGTGCCGGTGCCGGAGCACGTGACGAAATTCCTCGAGCAGACGAAGGCGGGCGGGAAACGCATTGCCGACGAGGTGCTCGCCTTCGTGTCGCGCCTGGCCGGCGAACGGGTCGAAGGCGACGTGTGGTCGAAGGAGGCGCTGCCCGCGCACCTGGCCATGAATCTGCGCGTGGTGGACGATGCCCGGCGCGAGCTTGCCATGGGCCGGGACCTCGCCGCGCTTCGCCGGCAGCTGGGCGAGGCCGCGCAGCTCACGCTCGCGCAATCGAAGCCGGGACTGGAGCGCGAGGGCATCACGGCCTGGGACTTCGGCGACCTGCCGGCGGAGGTCACCTTCCGCAGGAACAACCAGACGCTGACCGGCTATCCGGCTCTCACGGACGAAGGCGCGAGCGTCGCCATCCGCCTCTTCGACACGAAGGACAAGGCGGCGCAAGCCCAGCGGGGCGGCGTGAAGCGCCTCCTCGCCTTCGAGCTGAAGGATCAGGTGAAGCAACTGGAGCGCGGGCCCTCGGGGTTCAACGCCCTTGCGCTACGCCTTCAGTCGGTGATGCCGGCGGAAAAGCTGCGCGAGGATCTTGCCGCAGCGGTCCTCGACCGGGCTTTCATCGGCGAGGACGACCCGCCGCGCACGCCCGGGGGGTTCGACGAGCAGAAGAAGCGCGCCAAGGCCCGGCTTCCCGCGGTCACCGAGGGAGCCACGCGCCATGCCAATGCCATCGCCGAGGCGTACCAGGCGCTGGCCGCCGAGGTGGCGCGTAGTGGCGCGCTCGGGCGCATCGTGTCCGAAGTGAAAGCGCAGCGCGATCGCCTCGTTTTCCCCGGATTCCTCGCGCTCACACCCTGGGAGCGCCTCGAGCACGTGCCTCGCTACCTGAAGGGCGCGGCGCTTCGCCTCGTGAAGTACCGGGGCAACCCGGAGCGCGACCAGCGCCACGCGCCCGCGGTCGCCGGGCTGTGGGCTCAGTACGAAGCGCGCGCCGAGGCGGACCACAAGGCCGGCCTGCCCCGTGCGAAACTCGAGGAGTTCCGCTGGCTCGTGGAGGAGTTGCGAATCTCGCTTTTCGCGCAGGAGCTGAAGACCCCGTTCCCGGTCTCCTCCAAGCGCCTGCAGAAGTTCTGGGACGAGCACCTGCGCCCCTGA
- a CDS encoding PH domain-containing protein, translating to MSSEEEILWQGSPSQWTNFWPFVLCLFIIPIPWAIWRWLSTRCFAYEVTNQRIRIRQGVFGRRTDSLELFRVKDASFEQPFVMRLVGIGNVELETSDVTTPLLWIRGVPDADALRERILKAVDAVRDRKGVRELDVSDRLHG from the coding sequence ATGAGCAGCGAAGAGGAGATCCTGTGGCAGGGCAGTCCCTCGCAGTGGACCAACTTCTGGCCGTTCGTCCTGTGCCTTTTCATCATCCCGATCCCGTGGGCGATCTGGCGCTGGCTGTCGACCCGGTGTTTCGCCTACGAGGTGACGAACCAGCGCATTCGCATCCGCCAGGGGGTCTTCGGCCGGCGCACGGACAGCCTCGAGCTCTTCCGCGTGAAGGACGCGAGTTTCGAGCAGCCTTTCGTGATGCGCCTCGTGGGCATCGGCAACGTGGAGCTGGAGACCTCCGACGTGACCACGCCGCTCCTCTGGATCCGCGGCGTGCCGGATGCCGACGCGCTGCGGGAGAGAATCCTCAAGGCCGTGGACGCGGTGCGCGACCGCAAGGGCGTGCGCGAGCTCGACGTGAGCGACCGCCTGCACGGCTGA